A genomic segment from Gemmatimonadaceae bacterium encodes:
- a CDS encoding nucleotidyltransferase family protein, translating to MTPPPRATTPLAITPLATTRAVILARGLGTRMRQADPGATLDAQQAAVADAGVKGMIPIARPFLDYVISALADAGITDVCLIIGPEHQAVRDYYGALAMSRVRVHFAIQHEPRGTADAVAAAREFAADATFLVLNSDNYYPVEAYRALAAIAGSGLVGFEREALVAESNIPEERIRRFALVATDATGALTEIVEKPDEATYARMSQHALVSMNLWSFSPAIFEACAQVQPSPRGELELQDAVRIAMHELGERFTVVPMAAGVLDLSSRRDIPAVAARLDGVTVAL from the coding sequence ATGACGCCTCCGCCCCGCGCCACCACACCGCTCGCCATCACGCCGCTTGCCACCACGCGCGCCGTGATCCTCGCGCGCGGCCTGGGCACGCGCATGCGACAGGCCGACCCGGGCGCCACGCTCGACGCCCAACAGGCCGCAGTGGCCGACGCCGGCGTGAAGGGGATGATCCCGATCGCTCGCCCCTTCCTCGACTACGTCATCAGCGCGCTCGCCGACGCCGGCATCACCGACGTCTGCCTCATCATCGGCCCCGAGCACCAGGCGGTGCGCGACTACTACGGCGCGCTCGCCATGTCGCGCGTGCGCGTGCACTTCGCCATACAGCACGAGCCGCGCGGCACCGCAGACGCCGTCGCCGCGGCGCGAGAGTTTGCCGCAGACGCGACGTTCCTCGTCCTCAACTCCGACAACTACTACCCGGTGGAGGCGTATCGCGCCCTAGCCGCCATCGCTGGCTCAGGGCTCGTCGGATTCGAACGCGAGGCGCTGGTCGCCGAGAGCAACATTCCCGAGGAGCGCATTCGCCGGTTTGCCTTGGTCGCCACCGATGCCACCGGCGCCCTCACCGAGATCGTGGAGAAGCCGGACGAGGCGACGTATGCGCGCATGTCGCAGCACGCGCTCGTCAGCATGAACCTGTGGTCCTTCTCGCCGGCGATCTTCGAGGCGTGCGCGCAGGTGCAACCGTCGCCGCGCGGAGAGCTCGAGCTGCAGGATGCGGTGCGCATTGCGATGCATGAGCTGGGGGAGCGATTCACCGTCGTCCCGATGGCGGCCGGCGTCCTCGACCTCTCCAGCCGCCGCGATATTCCCGCGGTCGCGGCGCGACTCGACGGCGTGACGGTCGCGCTGTAG
- a CDS encoding sugar phosphate isomerase/epimerase, with amino-acid sequence MTSRREVLKRITAASALGLAASPMLNDLVAQASLAADGRRALVDGLLPSVAVKRCGVQLYTIRGEMEKGVEAALAKVAGIGYKEVEFAGYFGRTPRQIAQLLKTNGLTSPAVHMPVSDILKDPNAALDALQTIGHTYAIMPYLDVRERDTIAKYHKLADQLNEAGALTRKRGIQMAYHNHDFEFQLTDGKVPYDELLARCDKQLVQFEMDLFWTNKAGKDPLAYFAKYPGRFACVHVKDMKADGSMTEVGSGKIPFASYFAKASEAGIKHYFVEHDNPADPWASITTSYKALAAL; translated from the coding sequence GTGACGTCCCGTCGAGAAGTCCTCAAGCGCATCACCGCGGCCTCTGCCCTTGGCCTCGCCGCGTCTCCCATGCTCAACGACCTCGTGGCCCAGGCGTCGCTTGCGGCTGACGGTCGGCGTGCGCTGGTCGATGGCCTCCTCCCATCGGTCGCGGTGAAGCGCTGCGGCGTGCAGCTCTACACCATTCGCGGCGAGATGGAGAAGGGGGTCGAGGCAGCGCTGGCCAAGGTCGCGGGAATCGGCTACAAGGAGGTCGAGTTCGCCGGCTACTTCGGGCGCACCCCCAGGCAGATCGCCCAACTGCTCAAGACCAACGGCCTCACCTCGCCCGCGGTTCACATGCCGGTGAGCGACATCCTCAAGGATCCCAACGCGGCGCTCGATGCGCTGCAGACCATTGGGCACACGTACGCGATCATGCCGTACCTGGACGTGCGCGAGCGTGACACCATCGCCAAGTACCACAAGCTGGCCGACCAGCTCAACGAGGCTGGCGCGCTGACCCGCAAACGCGGAATCCAGATGGCGTATCACAACCACGACTTCGAGTTCCAGCTCACCGACGGCAAGGTCCCGTACGACGAGTTGCTGGCGCGCTGCGACAAGCAGCTCGTGCAGTTCGAGATGGACCTGTTCTGGACCAACAAGGCAGGGAAGGACCCGCTCGCCTACTTCGCGAAGTACCCCGGGCGCTTCGCCTGCGTGCACGTGAAAGACATGAAGGCCGATGGGTCGATGACCGAGGTGGGGAGCGGCAAGATCCCGTTTGCCTCGTACTTCGCGAAGGCCAGCGAGGCGGGGATCAAGCACTACTTCGTGGAGCACGACAACCCGGCCGATCCGTGGGCGTCGATCACGACGTCGTACAAGGCGCTGGCGGCGCTCTAG
- a CDS encoding aminotransferase class V-fold PLP-dependent enzyme, with protein MLRRTFLASVGAALATLDPARLERLAAYQPSRPAADLADDEDFWFQVQQAFTVDRNNINLNNGSVAPSPRSVQRAQLDYLTLTNMSPSHYVDEMLYPEFEVVRRRLAARFGCDAEELAVTRNTTEALEAVQLGMPLSRGDEVITTTQDYPSMHTAWRQRERRDGIVLKLFSFPVPATDPDDLVRRFEGAITPRTKVLHVSHVYFTTGQIAPVQRICRMARARGIEVVVDGGHAFAQFPFTRDDLDCDYFGTSLHKWLSAPVGTGFLYVRRSKIKSIWPLFAASAEMEDNIRKFEAIGTFPVHIRNPITEALDFHEAIGAERKAARLRFLRRRWTRHVAQFPKVRLLTPDDDAQSCALGAMSIDGVSGPQLVDHLMTRHRIHVRARIVPNEFSCIRVTPNVYTTVAEIDAFAKAIELVATKGL; from the coding sequence ATGCTTCGCCGAACCTTCCTCGCCTCCGTCGGCGCCGCACTCGCGACGCTCGACCCCGCGCGGCTCGAGCGCCTCGCCGCCTACCAGCCGTCGCGCCCCGCGGCCGACCTTGCCGATGACGAGGATTTCTGGTTCCAGGTGCAACAGGCGTTCACCGTCGACCGCAACAACATCAACCTGAACAACGGCTCGGTGGCCCCGTCGCCGCGTTCGGTGCAGCGCGCACAGCTCGACTACCTCACGCTCACGAACATGAGCCCGTCGCACTACGTGGACGAGATGCTCTATCCGGAGTTCGAGGTGGTGCGGCGCCGGCTCGCGGCGCGCTTCGGCTGTGACGCCGAGGAGTTGGCCGTCACCCGCAACACGACCGAGGCGCTGGAGGCGGTGCAGCTCGGGATGCCGCTGTCGCGCGGCGACGAGGTGATCACCACCACGCAGGACTACCCGTCGATGCACACGGCGTGGCGCCAGCGCGAGCGGCGCGACGGGATCGTCCTCAAGCTCTTCTCGTTCCCCGTGCCGGCCACCGATCCGGACGACTTGGTGCGGCGCTTCGAGGGAGCCATCACGCCGCGCACGAAGGTCCTCCACGTCTCGCACGTCTACTTCACGACTGGGCAGATCGCCCCCGTGCAGCGTATCTGTCGCATGGCGCGCGCGCGGGGAATCGAGGTCGTGGTGGATGGCGGGCACGCCTTCGCGCAGTTCCCCTTCACGCGCGATGACCTGGACTGCGACTACTTCGGCACCTCGCTGCACAAGTGGCTCTCGGCGCCGGTGGGAACCGGTTTCCTCTATGTGCGCCGGTCGAAGATCAAGTCGATCTGGCCGCTCTTCGCCGCGAGCGCCGAGATGGAGGACAACATCCGCAAGTTCGAGGCGATCGGGACGTTCCCCGTGCACATCCGCAACCCGATCACCGAGGCGCTCGACTTCCACGAGGCGATCGGCGCGGAGCGGAAGGCGGCGCGCCTCCGCTTCCTGCGGCGCCGGTGGACGCGTCACGTGGCGCAGTTTCCCAAGGTCCGGCTCCTCACGCCCGACGACGACGCGCAGTCGTGCGCGTTAGGCGCGATGAGCATCGACGGCGTCAGCGGCCCCCAGCTCGTGGACCACCTCATGACCAGACATCGCATCCACGTGCGGGCGCGGATCGTCCCCAACGAGTTCTCGTGCATTCGCGTAACGCCAAACGTCTACACGACGGTGGCCGAGATCGACGCATTCGCGAAGGCCATCGAACTCGTGGCCACGAAGGGACTCTAG
- a CDS encoding AMP-binding protein, whose translation MLSYVHGTSTTPLLGETIGAALRRAVERFGDREALVVRGQWYRATYRQLWDATTALARSLMAAGIQQGDRVGIWSPNRWEWIVVQFATARVGAILVNINPAYKTAELEYALTQSGTKLLFLARHFRTSHYAEMVDAVQPNCPQMQQRVILDGEWDAFLEHGVDVSEAALAEREDSLQFDDPINIQYTSGTTGFPKGATLSHHNILNNGYFVGQALHYTHEDRICIPVPFYHCFGMVMANLAAITHGACMVVPGEAFDPTLALETVQEERCTSLYGVPSMFIAELALPDFVTFDLSSLRTGIMAGSPCPVEVMKRVESEMHMTEVTICYGMTETSPVSTQSATDDPLEKRVSTVGRVHPHVEVKVVDPETGRAVPRGTKGELCTRGYSVMIGYWNDAHATHAAIDTGGWMHTGDLATMDDDGYVNIVGRIKDMIIRGGENIYPREIEEFLYTHPLVQDAQVIGVPSERYGEEVMAWIIAKAGATPTADDITNFCKGQISSYKVPRYIKFVDAYPMTVSGKVQKYKMREVAVAELGLDAAANVATA comes from the coding sequence GTGCTGTCGTACGTCCACGGGACATCAACCACACCGCTCCTCGGCGAGACGATCGGCGCCGCGCTCAGGCGTGCGGTGGAGCGGTTCGGCGATCGCGAGGCGCTGGTGGTGCGCGGGCAATGGTATCGCGCCACGTATCGCCAGCTCTGGGATGCAACGACGGCGCTGGCGCGCTCGCTGATGGCGGCGGGGATCCAGCAGGGCGACCGCGTGGGGATCTGGTCGCCGAACCGCTGGGAGTGGATCGTGGTCCAGTTCGCCACGGCGCGCGTGGGCGCGATCCTCGTGAACATCAATCCGGCGTACAAGACGGCGGAGCTGGAGTACGCGCTCACGCAGTCGGGGACCAAGCTCCTCTTCCTGGCGCGTCACTTTCGCACCTCGCACTACGCCGAGATGGTCGATGCGGTGCAGCCCAACTGTCCGCAGATGCAGCAGCGCGTGATCCTGGATGGGGAGTGGGACGCCTTCCTCGAGCACGGCGTCGACGTGAGCGAGGCGGCGCTGGCCGAGCGCGAGGATTCGCTCCAGTTCGACGATCCCATCAACATCCAGTACACCTCGGGGACGACGGGCTTTCCCAAGGGGGCCACGCTCTCGCACCACAACATCCTCAACAACGGCTACTTCGTCGGGCAGGCGCTGCACTACACGCACGAGGATCGCATCTGCATCCCCGTCCCGTTCTATCACTGCTTCGGGATGGTGATGGCCAACCTGGCGGCCATCACGCACGGGGCGTGCATGGTGGTGCCGGGTGAAGCGTTCGACCCGACGCTGGCGCTGGAGACGGTGCAGGAGGAGCGCTGCACGTCGCTCTATGGCGTGCCCAGCATGTTCATCGCCGAGCTGGCGCTTCCCGACTTCGTCACGTTCGACCTCTCGTCGTTGCGCACGGGGATCATGGCGGGGTCGCCGTGCCCGGTGGAGGTGATGAAGCGCGTGGAGTCCGAGATGCACATGACGGAGGTGACGATCTGCTACGGGATGACGGAGACCTCACCCGTGTCGACGCAGAGCGCGACCGACGATCCGCTGGAGAAGCGCGTGAGCACCGTGGGGCGCGTGCATCCGCACGTGGAGGTGAAAGTCGTCGATCCGGAGACCGGGCGCGCGGTGCCGCGCGGGACCAAGGGTGAGCTGTGCACGCGCGGCTACTCGGTGATGATCGGCTACTGGAACGACGCGCATGCCACGCACGCGGCGATCGACACGGGCGGCTGGATGCACACCGGCGACCTGGCGACGATGGACGACGATGGCTACGTGAACATCGTGGGGCGCATCAAGGACATGATCATTCGCGGCGGCGAGAACATCTATCCGCGCGAGATCGAGGAATTCCTGTACACGCATCCGCTGGTGCAGGACGCGCAGGTGATCGGCGTCCCCAGCGAGCGCTACGGCGAGGAGGTGATGGCGTGGATCATCGCCAAGGCCGGGGCGACGCCAACGGCAGACGACATCACGAACTTCTGCAAGGGACAGATTTCGTCGTACAAGGTTCCCCGCTACATCAAGTTTGTCGACGCCTACCCGATGACCGTGTCGGGCAAGGTGCAGAAGTACAAGATGCGCGAGGTGGCGGTGGCGGAGCTGGGGCTGGACGCCGCAGCAAACGTGGCGACGGCATGA
- a CDS encoding DUF885 domain-containing protein, which yields MRTTLRAGVLAVTMAAALACGGCGRGEGTRSGRETTGASDANGGSGANGSAGYGTSTKASRDFVALVDEYLDGWSAFYPSIAAGNGIHQHDDRLEDFTAANIARQLSWFREMKARLARISVDSLTPDERVDHRILGGVIDGWVLDLDVARSWQRNPMVYASALADGVHNLMTMESAPSEARMRRVTAKLRQVPALLAAARANLRNPPHILAERGLAMFRGASGMLEKDLGMALDAPRGETWNAMMVESRQAREAIDAFIAEYQRTILPRATGTVALGRDYVEARYRAEELIDVPADTMLAIAQRELMAEQALFVEKARAVDSTREAMAVWGDVLRDHPRRGELVDAARRVVDELQQFVTTRDLVRLPTADRVMVEPSKPFDIGLASMHASPPLETTPVRSIYYVTDANPSWPAERQDKWLERFNYPSLTITSAHEAMPGHFVHAMFMRQTPGKIRRIWIGLNPFPQPSSGQDGWAHYAEHLVVEQGFRADDPRYAMAQLSESMTRICRLIVSVNVHANGWSIERGARFFEENAHVPGPAAMQEASRVAYDPTNGGYFLGKRALLTLREDVRESEGRDFNLRDFHERVMKDGIAPWWAHRQLLLPGDTRPVIR from the coding sequence ATGCGAACAACGCTACGGGCGGGAGTGCTGGCCGTGACAATGGCGGCCGCACTGGCCTGTGGGGGATGTGGACGCGGGGAGGGGACGAGGAGCGGGCGTGAAACGACCGGCGCCAGCGATGCCAACGGCGGCTCCGGCGCGAATGGCAGCGCGGGCTACGGCACCTCGACCAAGGCGTCGCGCGACTTCGTGGCGCTCGTCGACGAGTATCTCGACGGATGGTCGGCCTTCTATCCCTCCATCGCGGCGGGGAACGGGATTCACCAGCACGACGACCGGCTGGAGGATTTCACCGCAGCGAACATCGCGCGCCAGCTCTCCTGGTTCCGGGAGATGAAGGCGCGCCTGGCGCGCATCTCCGTCGATTCGCTCACGCCTGACGAGCGCGTGGACCACCGCATCCTGGGTGGGGTCATCGACGGATGGGTGCTGGACCTCGACGTGGCGCGCAGCTGGCAGCGCAACCCGATGGTCTATGCCTCGGCGCTGGCCGACGGTGTGCACAACCTGATGACGATGGAGAGCGCCCCGAGCGAGGCGCGCATGCGGCGCGTGACGGCCAAGCTGCGGCAAGTGCCCGCGCTCCTTGCCGCGGCACGCGCCAACCTTCGCAACCCGCCGCACATCCTCGCCGAGCGTGGGCTGGCGATGTTCCGCGGGGCGAGCGGGATGTTGGAGAAGGACCTGGGGATGGCACTCGATGCCCCGCGCGGCGAGACGTGGAACGCGATGATGGTGGAGTCGCGCCAGGCGCGCGAGGCGATCGATGCCTTCATCGCCGAGTATCAACGGACCATCCTCCCGCGCGCCACCGGCACCGTGGCGTTAGGGCGAGACTACGTGGAGGCGCGCTACCGCGCCGAGGAGCTGATCGACGTCCCGGCCGACACGATGCTCGCCATCGCCCAGCGCGAACTCATGGCCGAGCAGGCGCTCTTCGTGGAGAAAGCGCGCGCCGTCGATTCGACGCGGGAGGCCATGGCGGTGTGGGGTGACGTGCTGCGCGACCATCCCCGGCGCGGCGAGCTGGTCGACGCAGCGCGGCGCGTCGTCGACGAGTTGCAGCAGTTCGTGACGACGCGTGATCTGGTGCGCCTCCCGACCGCCGACCGCGTGATGGTCGAGCCCTCCAAGCCGTTCGACATCGGGCTGGCGTCGATGCACGCCTCGCCGCCGCTGGAGACGACGCCGGTCAGGTCGATCTATTACGTCACCGATGCCAACCCATCGTGGCCGGCCGAGCGGCAGGACAAATGGCTCGAGCGCTTCAACTATCCGTCGCTCACCATCACGTCGGCGCACGAGGCGATGCCGGGACACTTCGTCCATGCGATGTTCATGCGGCAGACGCCGGGCAAGATCCGTCGCATCTGGATCGGGTTGAACCCGTTCCCGCAGCCATCGAGTGGTCAGGACGGATGGGCGCACTACGCCGAGCACCTGGTGGTGGAGCAGGGGTTCCGCGCCGACGATCCTCGTTATGCAATGGCGCAGCTGTCGGAGTCGATGACGCGCATCTGCCGCCTGATCGTGAGCGTCAATGTGCACGCCAACGGGTGGAGCATCGAACGGGGGGCGCGGTTCTTCGAGGAGAATGCGCACGTTCCCGGTCCGGCGGCCATGCAGGAGGCGTCGCGCGTGGCCTACGACCCCACCAACGGGGGCTACTTCCTGGGAAAGCGGGCGCTGCTGACGTTGCGCGAGGACGTGCGGGAGAGCGAGGGACGTGACTTCAACCTGCGCGACTTTCACGAGCGCGTGATGAAGGACGGGATCGCGCCCTGGTGGGCGCACCGCCAGCTGCTGCTCCCGGGAGACACGCGCCCGGTGATTCGCTAG
- a CDS encoding Gfo/Idh/MocA family oxidoreductase, whose product MSDHPTRRDLLKGAALASAGLVLGSNATFAQGASAAADGTVDLVTGSTTGASSMVGVPFEKRETVRIAIVGTGLRGRSVLHELLGVPNVRITALCDTVPAKIDMAVQQMRKGGHDYEPARFSNGPDAFRDLVKRDDIDIVYTATPWEFHVPVVLTAMEAGKHAATEVPAAYSLEDCWKLVDTSERTRRHCLMMENCNYGYNELLVLQMVKSGAFGELKHAGAAYNHDLRAILFENRDEGLWRRRHHTLRNSNLYPTHGLGPVAFMLGINRGDAFDYLVSMSTPELGLSKWRKDHVPASSPTWQEQYKTGDLNTSLVKTAKGRTIRLEHDVASPRPYSRINSIQGTNGIFEDYPPRIYIEGTGEEDRWTTIDAYKARYEHPLWRELGEQARSGGHGGMDYVMAYRLVQCMREGLTPDFDVYDAAAWSAPGPLSEMSVAKGSAPMKFPDFTRGKWREARASL is encoded by the coding sequence ATGTCTGATCATCCGACCCGCCGCGACCTCCTCAAGGGCGCGGCCCTCGCCTCCGCCGGCCTCGTGCTTGGCAGCAACGCCACCTTCGCACAGGGGGCGAGTGCTGCAGCTGACGGAACCGTCGACCTCGTCACCGGGAGCACAACGGGCGCCTCGAGCATGGTGGGCGTTCCGTTCGAGAAGCGCGAGACGGTGCGCATCGCCATTGTCGGGACGGGGCTGCGGGGGCGGTCGGTGCTGCACGAGTTGCTCGGCGTTCCCAACGTGCGCATCACCGCGCTGTGCGACACCGTCCCCGCGAAGATCGACATGGCGGTGCAGCAGATGCGAAAGGGGGGGCACGACTACGAGCCGGCGCGCTTCAGCAATGGACCCGATGCCTTCCGCGACCTCGTGAAGCGCGACGACATCGACATCGTCTACACGGCCACCCCGTGGGAATTCCACGTCCCCGTGGTGCTGACGGCGATGGAAGCCGGGAAGCACGCCGCCACCGAGGTCCCCGCCGCCTATTCGCTCGAGGATTGCTGGAAGCTCGTCGACACGTCGGAGCGCACGCGGCGGCACTGCCTCATGATGGAGAACTGCAACTACGGCTACAACGAGTTGCTCGTGCTCCAGATGGTGAAGAGCGGCGCCTTTGGCGAGTTGAAGCACGCCGGCGCCGCGTACAACCACGACCTGCGCGCGATACTCTTCGAGAACCGCGACGAGGGACTCTGGCGCCGGCGCCATCACACGCTGCGCAACAGCAACCTGTATCCCACGCACGGACTCGGCCCCGTCGCCTTCATGCTCGGCATCAACCGTGGCGACGCGTTCGACTACCTCGTGTCGATGAGCACGCCGGAGTTAGGGCTCTCCAAGTGGCGCAAGGACCACGTGCCCGCCAGCTCGCCAACATGGCAGGAGCAGTACAAGACGGGCGACCTCAATACCTCGCTGGTCAAGACGGCCAAGGGGCGCACGATCCGCCTCGAGCACGACGTCGCCTCGCCGCGCCCCTACTCGCGCATCAACTCGATCCAGGGGACCAACGGCATCTTCGAGGACTACCCGCCGCGCATCTACATCGAGGGAACGGGCGAGGAAGATCGCTGGACGACGATCGACGCCTACAAGGCAAGGTACGAGCACCCGCTGTGGCGCGAGCTGGGCGAGCAGGCGCGCAGCGGCGGGCACGGCGGCATGGACTACGTGATGGCCTATCGCCTGGTGCAATGCATGCGCGAGGGGCTTACGCCCGACTTCGACGTCTACGACGCGGCCGCGTGGTCCGCACCGGGCCCATTGAGCGAGATGTCAGTCGCCAAGGGAAGCGCGCCGATGAAGTTCCCCGACTTCACGCGCGGAAAGTGGCGCGAGGCGCGCGCATCGCTGTGA
- a CDS encoding c-type cytochrome, with protein sequence MLRFVRRSFAVLCVAVPVVAVPAAAGAQPQEGFKNLQVLPKDIPRPELLNVMRRFTSSLGLRCNDCHVVKNPGQMPEQLDAASDDKELKKITRQMLQMTMDINQKYLSQSGRTFTARTRVGCETCHRGASRPRTLAAEVLGALEAKDADSAIVRYKELREKTYGKAQFDFSEDGLPRLAEEMSRARRVDDAIKLLNLNLEYFPKSVVTWSQLAIGLAQKGDTVAALAAIDKGLQASPDNPQLKRTQAMLKGQRPQ encoded by the coding sequence ATGTTGCGATTCGTTCGTCGTTCGTTCGCCGTGCTGTGCGTCGCCGTTCCGGTGGTGGCCGTACCGGCGGCTGCCGGGGCGCAACCGCAGGAAGGGTTCAAGAACCTGCAGGTCCTTCCCAAGGACATTCCGCGCCCCGAGCTGCTCAACGTCATGCGGCGATTCACCTCGTCGTTAGGGTTGCGCTGCAATGACTGTCACGTGGTGAAGAACCCCGGACAGATGCCGGAGCAGCTCGACGCGGCCTCGGACGACAAGGAGCTGAAGAAGATCACGCGACAGATGCTCCAGATGACGATGGACATCAACCAGAAGTACCTGTCGCAGTCCGGGCGCACCTTCACGGCGCGCACGCGCGTGGGGTGCGAGACGTGCCATCGCGGCGCCTCAAGGCCGCGCACGCTGGCCGCCGAGGTGCTGGGCGCGCTGGAAGCGAAGGACGCGGACAGCGCCATCGTGCGCTACAAGGAGCTGCGCGAGAAGACGTACGGAAAGGCGCAGTTTGACTTCTCGGAAGATGGGCTCCCGCGCCTGGCCGAGGAGATGTCGCGTGCCCGCCGCGTCGACGACGCAATCAAGCTCCTCAACCTGAACCTCGAGTACTTCCCCAAGTCGGTGGTGACCTGGTCGCAGCTCGCGATCGGGTTGGCGCAGAAGGGGGACACGGTGGCCGCGCTGGCGGCAATCGACAAGGGACTGCAGGCGTCGCCGGACAACCCGCAGCTCAAGCGGACGCAGGCAATGCTCAAGGGGCAGCGCCCGCAGTAG
- a CDS encoding TIM barrel protein, which translates to MSQSRRDALRTLGGAAIAGSALAAGPLAATPLVAMTTDPFHALQPLAGGGRLKQSVCQWCYSSMPLDDLCAAAKRIGLRSVELLSEKDWPVVKQHGLTCAMANGPSTIPVGFNRPGEHDRLVAESERLLPLVAAAGLPSMIVFSGNRGGMSDGEGLANCVAGLKRITPMAERLGVTVCMELLNSKVDHKDYMCDRTPWGAELVRQVGSPRFKLLYDIYHMQIMEGDVIRTIRDNFGAIGHFHTAGVPGRNEIDASQELYYPAIMQAIADLGYTGFIGQEFIPKRDPMTSLAEGVRTCDV; encoded by the coding sequence ATGTCGCAGAGTCGACGCGATGCCCTCAGGACACTCGGCGGCGCGGCGATCGCCGGGAGCGCGCTCGCGGCAGGCCCGCTTGCCGCAACGCCGCTGGTCGCCATGACCACCGATCCATTTCACGCGTTGCAGCCGCTGGCCGGCGGCGGACGCCTCAAGCAGAGCGTTTGCCAGTGGTGCTACAGCAGCATGCCGCTGGACGACCTGTGTGCGGCGGCCAAGCGCATCGGGTTGCGCTCGGTGGAGCTGTTGAGCGAGAAGGACTGGCCAGTGGTAAAGCAGCACGGCCTGACGTGCGCCATGGCCAACGGCCCCAGCACGATTCCCGTGGGCTTCAACCGTCCCGGCGAACACGATCGGCTGGTGGCAGAGAGCGAGCGGCTCCTCCCGCTGGTTGCAGCTGCCGGCCTCCCCAGCATGATCGTCTTCTCGGGGAACCGCGGCGGGATGTCGGACGGTGAAGGGTTGGCCAACTGCGTGGCCGGACTCAAGCGCATCACGCCGATGGCCGAGCGGCTGGGGGTGACGGTGTGCATGGAGCTGCTCAACTCCAAGGTCGACCACAAGGATTACATGTGCGACCGCACGCCGTGGGGCGCCGAACTCGTCAGGCAGGTGGGGAGCCCGCGCTTCAAGCTCCTGTACGACATCTACCACATGCAGATCATGGAGGGCGATGTCATCCGCACCATCCGTGACAACTTTGGCGCCATCGGCCACTTCCACACGGCGGGGGTCCCCGGGCGCAACGAGATCGATGCGAGCCAGGAGCTCTACTACCCGGCCATCATGCAAGCCATCGCCGACCTTGGGTACACGGGCTTCATTGGCCAGGAGTTCATCCCGAAGCGCGACCCAATGACGTCGCTCGCCGAGGGCGTGCGGACGTGTGACGTCTGA